The genomic DNA GCCGCAAAGGCGTCCGTCCAGATAAATCCCGCCGCGATGCCGGGGATCAGGCAGGGAAGATAACAAAGGACGCGGATGATGCGCATGCCCGCGATCGCCCTCTGCAAAAAGAGGGCTAGAACGTAGGACAGAACGAGCGATAGCGTGAGATTGCATACGACGTAGACGAAAGTGATGCCCAGAGAACCGAACACCCTGTCCCCCCAGCCCGTCACGCCGAACGTGAAGATCTTTTGAAAGTTGAACAGCCCCATCTGCGTGATCTTGGTGCCGTTGAAATTGGAGAGCGCGTATAAAAAGGACATACAGATCGGATACAGCGTAAAGACGAGTATGCCGATGATGACGGGCAGCAAAAAAGAATAGCTGACCAGATTTTTTTTCAAAACGCGCATCCTGCTGCGCTTTCTTGCCAGCGCCGCGGCGGTATCCGCGCTTGCTGCCGAATTTAATTTCATGTCCGATAGCCCTCGATGGTATTGTAAATATTCGCCTCGCCGCGCTTAAAGGCGGTCTTGATATCTTCTTTATAGGTAGAATCCTTGCTGCGCAGACAGTTTTCCATGACCTCGGTCATCTTTTTGGAAACGGGTTCGCGCGCGGCGATCACGTCGATGCGCAGTTTGAAATCCTGCAACGTGCACGCCGCGGTATCCCACTTATACACAAAAGCGTCGTGATTGAAATTTTTGAGATCCTTGAATTCTTCGCCCGTCAGATTGCGCCAGACGGCGTTTTCGGCAAAGAGCATATTTTTATTGGAGGGAATGCCGTTGCCCGTGGAGCAGAAGGCATTCTGTCCCTTTTCGCTCGCCATGAATTTGAGAAACGCCCACGCCTCCGTGGGATTTTCCGCATAGCGGTACATGGAATAGCCGCTGCAGCCCGCGCCGATGGCGTAATTCTCTTCCTTGCCGAGATTGGGCATGGGAGCCACGCCGAGATCTTCGGGAAGGATCCCGGGCACGCCGTCCACGGTGCGGTCGATCAGGTCCGTGAGCACCGCGCGCGTTTCGAAACAGAGCGCCGTCAGTTGATTGATGAAGTTGGCGTGCTTGGTGGAACCCGAGCCGAACGTGAGTTCGTCTTTCACGAGTTCGCGGAGATACGTCGCCGCCGCGATGTTTTCTTCGGTATTGAACTTCACCGAACCGTCCTCGGCGATCACACTGCCGCCGAATGATTTGAGCGTGGGCCAGCACAGCGAGCCCCACGCCCAGATGGCGTCGAGCGAGCGCACCTGCGCGTAATCGCGGTTGTTTTCGGGATTTTTGCCCTCCATGCCTTCAAACCCCGCGCGGATATCGCGCAGAAGTTTGTCGAACTCGTCGTGCGTCAAGGCGCGGTCGGCGGGAATGCGGTCTTCCGAAACGCCCGCAAGTTTCAAAAGTTTGCGGTTATAGTACATGACGATCTGGTCGTAATCGCGCGGGAACATATACAGTTTCGTGCCGAGCGTGCTGTCTTGCAGCATGGTTTCCACAAAGGTGTCCTGCGCGGAAAAATTCGTATCCTTTTCATCGAAGTAGTTGACGGGCATCAGCATATCCTTTTCGATCCATCCCGCAAACACTTCGTTGGTCGTCCAAAGAACGTCGGGCATCGCCGAAAAGTCCTTGGTGCGGTACGCGGTGTTGTGCTGGGTGGGGAGAAGAGAAAGATAGTTGGATTCCACCGTCGGCTGGCGCACGATCTTGATGTTGGGATATTCCTTGGAGAAAGCGTCCAAAAGCGCGTTGATGACTTTCGTTTCAGAAGGAATGTTCTGATAGAGAATTTTCAGCGTGCCCTGATAACTGCTGTCGATATTCAGATCTACGTCTTCGAGAAGTTTCATGATCTCCGCTTTCTCTTCGTCGTCCGTCGTTTCCTTTTCGATCAGTCCGCAGCCCGCCGCGAACAGCATCGTCAGGCACATCACCGCCGACAAAATCAGTCCGATAATTTTTTTCATAGTAAACACCTCTTGTTATTTCGTCTTGCTGCGGATACACACAGCCGCCGCAAACAGCGCGGCAACGGAAAGCGCC from Candidatus Borkfalkia ceftriaxoniphila includes the following:
- a CDS encoding ABC transporter substrate-binding protein, producing the protein MKKIIGLILSAVMCLTMLFAAGCGLIEKETTDDEEKAEIMKLLEDVDLNIDSSYQGTLKILYQNIPSETKVINALLDAFSKEYPNIKIVRQPTVESNYLSLLPTQHNTAYRTKDFSAMPDVLWTTNEVFAGWIEKDMLMPVNYFDEKDTNFSAQDTFVETMLQDSTLGTKLYMFPRDYDQIVMYYNRKLLKLAGVSEDRIPADRALTHDEFDKLLRDIRAGFEGMEGKNPENNRDYAQVRSLDAIWAWGSLCWPTLKSFGGSVIAEDGSVKFNTEENIAAATYLRELVKDELTFGSGSTKHANFINQLTALCFETRAVLTDLIDRTVDGVPGILPEDLGVAPMPNLGKEENYAIGAGCSGYSMYRYAENPTEAWAFLKFMASEKGQNAFCSTGNGIPSNKNMLFAENAVWRNLTGEEFKDLKNFNHDAFVYKWDTAACTLQDFKLRIDVIAAREPVSKKMTEVMENCLRSKDSTYKEDIKTAFKRGEANIYNTIEGYRT